In Triticum aestivum cultivar Chinese Spring chromosome 5B, IWGSC CS RefSeq v2.1, whole genome shotgun sequence, the following proteins share a genomic window:
- the LOC123116007 gene encoding uncharacterized protein, whose product MPGTTRTWLVVATVLVAATVATANVETGELGEYYMKRSQETRFRRGGPLHDIISAARRYHQHLFSSRYGSGRRYLLEEGEAAAAEAPADSTGDATPIHNTLRDHEMMGA is encoded by the exons ATGCCGGGGACGACGAGGACATGGCTGGTGGTGGCGACGGTGCTCGTGGCCGCCACGGTGGCGACGGCGAACGTGGAGACGGGTGAGTTGGGGGAGTACTATATGAAGCGCTCGCAGGAGACCCGGTTTCGGCGTGGCGGCCCCCTCCATGACATCATCAGCGCCGCTCGTCGCTACCACCAGCACCTCTTCAGTTCCAG GTACGGCTCAGGCCGGCGGTACCTTCTAGAGGAGGGAGAAGCAGCAGCCGCGGAAGCCCCCGCCGACTCTACCGGTGATGCTACTCCTATCCACAATACGCTCAGAGATCACGAAATGATGGGCGCATAA